In Ectothiorhodospiraceae bacterium 2226, a single window of DNA contains:
- the hflD gene encoding high frequency lysogenization protein HflD has product MATHPYRNRTLALAGVFEAVQLVQQVARRGMTDSAALERVLHTLFELNPPEDVALVYGGVGALQQGLCGLVDQLQGRKDAEAMEVTRYAISVVHLERRLAKQPAMLARIAEGLEAARGQANHFGLTHANVLANLASIYSDTVSQLTPRVMVSGEHGHLQHPDNVNKVRALLLAAMRSAVLWRQCGGRRWQLIFRRGEYVQQARQLLTPTA; this is encoded by the coding sequence ATGGCGACGCATCCCTACCGTAACCGCACCCTCGCCCTGGCGGGCGTCTTCGAGGCGGTGCAACTGGTCCAACAGGTGGCCCGGCGCGGCATGACCGACAGCGCGGCGCTCGAGCGCGTGCTGCACACCCTGTTCGAACTCAATCCGCCGGAGGATGTGGCGCTGGTGTATGGCGGCGTCGGGGCGCTGCAACAGGGTCTGTGCGGCCTCGTCGATCAGCTTCAAGGCCGCAAGGACGCCGAGGCCATGGAGGTGACGCGTTACGCGATCAGCGTGGTGCACCTGGAGCGGCGCCTGGCGAAGCAGCCGGCCATGCTGGCGCGCATCGCCGAGGGGCTCGAGGCGGCGCGTGGGCAAGCCAATCACTTCGGCCTCACGCATGCCAACGTGCTCGCCAACCTCGCCAGCATCTATAGCGACACGGTCAGCCAACTGACACCGCGCGTGATGGTGAGCGGGGAACACGGGCACCTACAGCATCCCGACAACGTGAACAAGGTGCGCGCACTGCTGTTGGCTGCGATGCGCTCGGCGGTGCTGTGGCGTCAGTGCGGCGGGCGTCGCTGGCAGCTCATCTTCCGCCGCGGCGAGTA